The Nitriliruptor alkaliphilus DSM 45188 genome includes a region encoding these proteins:
- a CDS encoding aminotransferase class V-fold PLP-dependent enzyme, with translation MDAITAAAAEHDAMTLADATQACGWLPVAASRFDVVVAGAYKWLLSPRGTAFMFVRPDRLHDLVPVNAGWYAGADVWTSIYGGPLRLAGDARRLDVSPAWLAWVGTGPALQAILDLGVDTIHRHDVALSDRFCDGLELPRTGSAIVSVAASDAQLAALEAAGVRASVRAGRVRACFHVTTDETDVDRAVAALRSARP, from the coding sequence GTGGACGCCATCACCGCCGCGGCGGCCGAGCACGACGCGATGACCCTCGCCGATGCGACGCAGGCCTGCGGGTGGCTGCCCGTGGCCGCCAGCCGGTTCGACGTGGTGGTCGCCGGCGCCTACAAGTGGCTGCTGTCCCCGCGAGGGACGGCGTTCATGTTCGTGCGACCCGACCGCCTGCACGACCTCGTCCCGGTGAACGCCGGCTGGTACGCGGGGGCCGACGTGTGGACCTCGATCTACGGCGGTCCGCTGCGGCTGGCCGGGGACGCCCGACGGCTCGACGTCTCGCCCGCGTGGCTGGCCTGGGTCGGTACAGGGCCCGCCCTCCAGGCGATCCTCGACCTCGGCGTCGACACGATCCACCGCCACGACGTCGCGTTGTCGGACCGGTTCTGCGACGGGCTCGAACTGCCGCGGACGGGTTCGGCGATCGTGTCGGTCGCGGCGTCAGACGCGCAGCTCGCGGCCCTGGAGGCTGCCGGTGTCCGCGCGAGCGTCCGGGCCGGGCGGGTGCGTGCCTGCTTCCACGTGACCACCGACGAGACGGATGTCGACCGGGCGGTCGCCGCGCTCCGCAGCGCCAGGCCGTGA
- a CDS encoding sensor histidine kinase, with amino-acid sequence MDTTTTPTSPAAQLARWVLRGRSPARVAAVTGHLLLDLPFGILSFVVVAVLVPLGAGLLIVYPLALPALGAFVVVAHGLAALERGRVRAFLDIAIEDPPPMPTEGSWHTRLWAALQHPRTWRSAAYHLLRLPVGVVAFTLTVVAWALVIGLLTLPLAVIDTPVGAIPLRLWAGLLLGPPLAIVLVPVVVELLDAVADLDAALTAALLGSAPAEVRERRIERLSGSRSDLVDAAEQERRRIERDLHDGAGQQLVSLAMTLGMAREKLRHDPAEAQALLDEAHAGAKQALVGLREIVRGISPAILADRGLGPALSAVTARAALPVSLDVQVAVRPDPVTEGIAYYVVCEALSNAVRHAGASRVEVTVVREDDRLELTVRDDGRGGADPARGTGLHGLAARVGAVDGDLEVDSPRGGPTTLRASLPIRPAAETTASVGG; translated from the coding sequence ATGGACACCACGACCACCCCCACCTCGCCGGCCGCGCAACTGGCGCGGTGGGTGCTCCGCGGGCGATCACCCGCACGTGTGGCCGCCGTGACCGGCCACCTCCTGCTCGATCTGCCCTTCGGGATCCTGTCGTTCGTCGTCGTGGCGGTGCTGGTCCCCCTGGGTGCGGGTCTGCTGATCGTCTACCCACTGGCGCTGCCGGCGCTCGGCGCGTTCGTGGTCGTGGCGCACGGCCTCGCCGCGCTCGAGCGCGGCCGCGTCCGCGCGTTCCTCGACATCGCGATCGAAGACCCTCCACCGATGCCGACCGAGGGGTCGTGGCACACCCGGCTGTGGGCGGCCCTGCAGCACCCACGCACCTGGCGATCGGCCGCCTACCACCTCCTGCGGCTCCCCGTCGGCGTGGTCGCCTTCACCCTCACGGTGGTCGCCTGGGCGCTGGTGATCGGACTGCTCACCCTGCCGCTGGCGGTGATCGACACCCCCGTCGGGGCGATCCCGCTCCGGCTGTGGGCAGGCCTGCTCCTCGGGCCGCCGCTGGCGATCGTGCTGGTGCCGGTCGTGGTCGAACTGCTCGACGCTGTGGCCGACCTGGACGCTGCGCTGACCGCGGCGCTGCTCGGCTCGGCGCCGGCCGAGGTGCGCGAGCGACGCATCGAACGGCTCAGCGGGTCGCGCTCGGACCTGGTCGACGCGGCCGAGCAGGAACGTCGACGGATCGAGCGCGACCTCCACGATGGCGCCGGTCAGCAGCTGGTGTCGCTGGCGATGACCCTCGGCATGGCACGTGAGAAGCTCCGACACGATCCCGCCGAGGCACAGGCGCTTCTCGACGAGGCCCACGCCGGTGCGAAGCAGGCGTTGGTCGGTCTCCGCGAGATCGTGCGTGGCATCAGCCCCGCGATCCTCGCCGACCGCGGCCTCGGTCCCGCGCTGTCGGCCGTGACCGCCCGAGCCGCCTTGCCCGTCTCGCTCGACGTGCAGGTGGCCGTTCGCCCCGATCCGGTGACCGAGGGCATCGCCTACTACGTCGTGTGCGAAGCGCTCAGCAACGCGGTCCGGCACGCCGGTGCGTCACGGGTCGAGGTCACCGTCGTGCGTGAGGACGATCGTCTCGAGCTCACCGTCCGCGACGACGGCCGCGGCGGCGCCGACCCCGCCCGCGGGACCGGCCTGCACGGCTTGGCCGCCCGTGTCGGAGCGGTCGACGGCGACCTCGAGGTCGACAGCCCCCGCGGCGGACCCACCACCCTTCGCGCCTCCCTGCCGATCCGTCCTGCTGCCGAGACCACGGCGTCGGTGGGGGGTTGA
- a CDS encoding helix-turn-helix domain-containing protein, producing the protein MGATASQVPPETIIHLRRARDLMDRRYAEPLDLDALAREAGFSRYHFARTFKAAFGETPRDYLTRRRVERAKHLLTNANLTVTEVCHLVGFASLGSFSSRFTEIVGRSPSVYQRDQAELGGPPAVPGCYVMAWARPELPNRGKLAAPVDGTASQEKRVEGPSS; encoded by the coding sequence GTGGGAGCCACCGCGAGCCAGGTCCCACCCGAGACGATCATCCACCTGCGGCGGGCGCGGGACCTGATGGACCGCCGGTACGCCGAACCGCTCGACCTCGATGCCCTCGCCCGGGAGGCCGGCTTCTCCCGGTACCACTTCGCGCGCACCTTCAAGGCTGCCTTCGGCGAGACCCCGCGTGACTACCTCACGCGTCGGCGCGTGGAACGGGCCAAGCACCTGCTGACCAACGCCAACCTCACGGTCACCGAGGTGTGCCACCTCGTCGGCTTCGCGAGCCTCGGATCGTTCAGCTCCCGGTTCACCGAGATCGTCGGCCGTTCACCGTCGGTCTACCAGCGCGACCAGGCCGAGCTCGGCGGGCCACCGGCCGTGCCCGGCTGCTACGTGATGGCCTGGGCCCGACCCGAGCTGCCGAACCGCGGCAAGCTCGCGGCGCCGGTGGACGGGACCGCAAGCCAGGAGAAGCGCGTCGAAGGTCCGTCGTCGTAG
- a CDS encoding response regulator transcription factor: protein MRLVIAEDSVLLRAGLVRLLVDAGIEVVGEAEDAATLLALVDQTRPDLVVADVRMPPGFSDEGIRAAVAIREQHPEIAVVVLSQYVEEEYAAELLADRPEGVGYLLKDRVADVSDFVATLHRVCDGGTALDPEVVAQLLAHSRRRDPLDGLTDREHQVLGLMAEGRSNAGIAEVLVLSHGAVEKHISNIMTKLDLPTSAGDNRRVLAVLRYLEA, encoded by the coding sequence GTGCGGCTCGTGATCGCCGAGGACTCGGTGCTGCTCCGGGCCGGCCTCGTCCGGCTCCTGGTCGATGCGGGCATCGAGGTCGTCGGTGAGGCCGAGGATGCGGCGACGCTGCTCGCGCTCGTGGACCAGACGCGCCCCGACCTCGTCGTCGCCGACGTGCGCATGCCTCCGGGGTTCAGCGACGAGGGCATCCGCGCCGCGGTCGCCATCCGCGAGCAGCACCCCGAGATCGCCGTCGTCGTGCTGTCGCAGTACGTCGAGGAGGAGTACGCCGCCGAGCTGCTCGCGGACCGCCCGGAGGGCGTCGGCTACCTGCTCAAGGACCGGGTCGCCGACGTGAGCGACTTCGTCGCCACGCTCCACCGTGTGTGCGACGGCGGGACCGCCCTCGACCCCGAGGTCGTGGCCCAGCTGCTGGCTCACAGCCGGCGTCGCGACCCCCTCGACGGGTTGACCGATCGCGAGCACCAGGTCCTCGGTCTCATGGCGGAGGGCCGCTCGAACGCCGGCATCGCCGAGGTGCTGGTGCTGAGCCACGGCGCGGTGGAGAAGCACATCAGCAACATCATGACGAAGCTCGACCTGCCGACGAGCGCTGGCGACAACCGTCGCGTCCTCGCCGTGCTGCGCTACCTGGAGGCGTGA
- a CDS encoding Re/Si-specific NAD(P)(+) transhydrogenase subunit alpha produces MTVLFVPKERAPGERRVAATPDAVRRLAGDVEVVLEAGAGQQAGTSDDDYVEAGAKIHDGPAPPDGTDVVVRVAPPTLDEVGRLPEGVTLLSLIAPHRNQDSVRALAQRRVTTVAMELVPRISRAQAMDALSSQASIAGYRAVIVAAHEAAKLFPLFMTAAGTIRPANVVVLGAGVAGLQAVATARRLGAVVYVSDIREAAREEVASLGGKFIEVPDAEDLTGEGGYAKEAGDDFLARQRAVLTEHLSSAHAVITTAQIPGRKAPELITAAMVEAMQPGSVVIDLAAADGGNCALTDAGGVVEHQGVRIIPGQHLPSDMAPEASALYARNIAAFLGLLLDDHGALHLDLDDEVVAGALLTHDGEVTHPPTATLLGGDA; encoded by the coding sequence GTGACCGTGTTGTTCGTCCCCAAGGAACGTGCTCCCGGCGAGCGCCGCGTCGCGGCGACCCCCGACGCGGTGCGACGGCTCGCCGGCGACGTCGAGGTCGTGCTCGAGGCGGGTGCCGGCCAGCAGGCGGGTACCAGCGACGACGACTACGTCGAGGCCGGTGCGAAGATCCACGACGGCCCGGCGCCGCCGGACGGCACCGACGTGGTCGTGCGGGTCGCACCCCCGACCCTCGACGAGGTCGGACGCCTGCCCGAGGGCGTCACGCTGCTGTCGCTGATCGCCCCTCACCGCAACCAGGACAGCGTCCGTGCACTCGCGCAGCGGCGGGTCACCACCGTCGCGATGGAGCTGGTGCCGCGGATCAGCCGGGCCCAGGCGATGGACGCGTTGTCGAGCCAGGCGAGCATCGCCGGGTACCGCGCGGTGATCGTCGCGGCACACGAGGCCGCCAAGCTCTTCCCGCTGTTCATGACGGCCGCAGGCACCATCCGTCCGGCGAACGTGGTGGTCCTCGGCGCCGGCGTCGCGGGCTTGCAGGCCGTGGCGACGGCCAGGCGGCTCGGCGCCGTGGTGTACGTCTCCGACATCCGCGAGGCCGCCCGTGAGGAGGTCGCCTCGCTCGGCGGGAAGTTCATCGAGGTCCCCGACGCCGAGGACCTGACCGGCGAGGGTGGCTACGCCAAGGAGGCCGGCGACGACTTCCTGGCCCGCCAGCGGGCGGTGCTCACCGAGCATCTGTCGTCCGCCCACGCCGTCATCACCACCGCGCAGATCCCGGGGCGCAAGGCACCCGAGCTGATCACCGCCGCGATGGTCGAGGCCATGCAGCCGGGCAGCGTCGTGATCGACCTGGCCGCGGCCGACGGCGGCAACTGCGCGCTGACCGACGCGGGCGGGGTGGTCGAGCACCAGGGGGTGCGGATCATCCCGGGCCAGCACCTGCCATCCGACATGGCCCCCGAGGCGAGCGCTCTGTACGCCCGCAACATCGCCGCGTTCCTGGGGCTGCTCCTCGACGACCACGGCGCGCTCCACCTCGACCTCGACGACGAGGTGGTCGCCGGTGCGCTGCTGACCCACGACGGCGAGGTCACCCACCCGCCGACCGCGACGCTCCTCGGAGGTGACGCCTGA
- a CDS encoding DUF4097 family beta strand repeat-containing protein has translation MTTELRRPATEPAERRPAPSVGAASRRLASMLLGSTLIVAGLLLAGFLWSDTLVHVDESTTTHDAVPRVVLDLTADGNVEVRVHDADEIVVEQRIERTIGGVDASQEVVDDALELRSQRCGWVSGPLIRCSVSFVVTVPSTTSVVGELRHGSIALIGLEGDADLRTGHGNIDATDVGGPLTLRSRHGGVAVAGAQDALLVETSHGSVTVTDVVGPTDVSSRHGSLVIDGAAGHLTAGTQHGSIEATRTTGDVIALSSRHGSIHLRPTVAPTTAEVSTSHGDITVVLPADAPPYAITTNGGDRAADLAVATDPGADRRLDLRTRQGRIEVRYAAS, from the coding sequence GTGACCACCGAACTGCGGCGACCTGCCACCGAACCTGCCGAACGACGACCGGCTCCGTCCGTGGGCGCTGCCTCGCGGCGCCTCGCCTCCATGCTCCTCGGCTCGACGCTGATCGTCGCCGGCCTGCTGCTCGCCGGCTTCCTCTGGTCGGACACGCTCGTCCACGTCGACGAGTCCACCACGACGCACGACGCCGTCCCGCGGGTCGTCCTCGACCTGACGGCCGATGGGAACGTCGAGGTGCGGGTCCACGACGCGGACGAGATCGTCGTCGAGCAGCGGATCGAGCGGACCATCGGGGGTGTCGACGCCTCGCAGGAGGTGGTCGACGATGCGCTCGAACTGCGTTCCCAGCGCTGCGGTTGGGTCAGCGGGCCACTGATCCGGTGCTCGGTCTCGTTCGTCGTGACGGTGCCGTCGACCACCTCGGTGGTCGGTGAGCTCCGCCACGGATCGATCGCGCTCATCGGCCTCGAGGGTGACGCGGACCTACGGACCGGGCACGGGAACATCGACGCCACCGACGTCGGAGGACCGCTGACACTGCGTTCGAGGCACGGCGGCGTCGCCGTCGCCGGCGCCCAGGACGCCCTGCTGGTCGAGACGAGCCACGGGTCGGTCACCGTCACCGACGTCGTCGGCCCGACCGACGTCTCGTCCCGACACGGCAGCCTCGTGATCGACGGGGCGGCGGGCCACCTGACCGCCGGCACCCAGCACGGCAGCATCGAGGCGACCCGGACGACCGGCGACGTGATCGCCCTGTCGAGCCGGCACGGATCGATCCATCTGCGGCCCACCGTCGCGCCCACGACCGCCGAGGTCAGCACCTCGCACGGGGACATCACGGTCGTCCTGCCGGCCGACGCCCCGCCCTACGCGATCACCACCAACGGTGGCGACCGGGCGGCCGACCTCGCGGTCGCGACCGACCCGGGAGCGGACCGACGGCTCGACCTACGGACCCGTCAGGGGCGCATCGAGGTGCGCTACGCCGCGTCGTGA
- a CDS encoding DMT family transporter, with product MRAGTNLSTAHRGLLMVGAAAVLWGTSGLTATVAYSRGIHPLTVSSWRMALGAIALLPLLRSAPTVAARPTWADARRLAVIGVGLAAYQACYFIAVQRAGVSIATLITLGSAPVLVICGERLLTGRRIAPASAAGIVMAIAGLVALVGLPAGGGDDVSVGAAFAALSALGYAAVTLAGGTLSTRMGAQRLTVFAFLVAAVLLLPVTVATVGIGLAGDPLVLAAMLYLGIVPTALAYRLFFTGLQRITASAAALLVLLEPLVATGLAVPLAGDRLTPVGWVGAAVLLLAVVVSTRTPAQVRPAPSSPTRS from the coding sequence ATGCGTGCAGGAACGAACCTGTCCACGGCTCACCGTGGACTGCTCATGGTCGGTGCCGCGGCCGTGCTCTGGGGCACGTCAGGACTGACCGCGACCGTGGCCTACAGCCGCGGGATCCACCCACTGACCGTCAGCTCCTGGCGGATGGCCCTCGGCGCGATCGCGCTGCTGCCGCTGCTGCGCAGCGCACCGACGGTCGCCGCCCGACCCACCTGGGCCGATGCCCGGCGCCTCGCGGTGATCGGTGTCGGGCTGGCCGCCTACCAGGCCTGTTACTTCATCGCGGTCCAGCGCGCCGGGGTCAGCATCGCCACGCTGATCACCTTGGGATCCGCACCCGTCCTGGTGATCTGCGGCGAGCGGCTGCTGACGGGACGCCGGATCGCACCGGCGAGCGCAGCCGGGATCGTGATGGCCATCGCGGGCCTGGTGGCCCTCGTCGGGCTGCCGGCGGGAGGCGGTGACGACGTCTCGGTCGGCGCGGCGTTCGCTGCGCTGTCGGCCCTGGGCTACGCCGCGGTGACCCTGGCCGGCGGCACCCTCAGTACCCGGATGGGTGCGCAGCGCCTGACGGTGTTCGCCTTCCTCGTGGCCGCCGTCCTGCTGTTGCCGGTGACGGTGGCGACGGTGGGCATCGGCCTCGCCGGTGACCCCCTGGTCCTCGCCGCGATGCTCTACCTCGGCATCGTCCCGACCGCCCTGGCGTACCGGCTGTTCTTCACCGGCCTCCAGCGCATCACGGCGTCGGCCGCGGCGCTGCTGGTGCTGCTCGAGCCGCTGGTGGCGACCGGGTTGGCCGTACCGCTCGCGGGTGATCGGCTCACACCCGTCGGGTGGGTCGGCGCGGCGGTCCTGCTTCTGGCGGTCGTGGTGTCGACCCGCACACCTGCGCAGGTTCGGCCCGCGCCGTCCTCGCCGACACGGTCGTGA
- a CDS encoding NAD(P) transhydrogenase subunit alpha, producing MGPMLVSLYVFVLAGFLGFELIGKVPPTLHTPLMSGANAMSGITIAGALTLVVVADPRVSVLLGLVALVLATINVVGGFLVTDRMLATFGGKR from the coding sequence ATGGGTCCGATGCTCGTGAGCCTCTACGTGTTCGTGCTCGCCGGGTTCCTCGGCTTCGAGCTGATCGGCAAGGTCCCGCCGACCCTGCACACGCCGCTGATGTCCGGCGCGAACGCCATGTCGGGCATCACCATCGCGGGCGCCCTGACGCTCGTGGTCGTCGCCGACCCACGGGTGAGCGTGCTGCTCGGCCTCGTCGCTCTGGTGCTGGCCACCATCAACGTGGTGGGTGGCTTCCTGGTGACCGACCGCATGCTCGCCACGTTCGGGGGCAAGCGATGA
- a CDS encoding SAM-dependent methyltransferase, which translates to MTGFVQLSPARAASAVARTRARLAAAGHDLPLRLWDGRELGVDREYRLVLCHPWSLRAALVPPSDLQAGEIYVGGGVDVEGSMVAALRDIAAFRERLPLPERLALARLLVRLPPPPQRFDGGRIALSGRRHDPDRDAAAVRHHYDVGNDLYRLFLDRDLVYSCAYFADEDGHASVTDRAVLDRAQRRKLELACRKLHLRSGERLLDVGCGWGSLVIHAARHHDVQAVGVTLSEQQATLARERVAEAGLADRVRIELCDYRDVRGRFDAIASVGMVEHVGADQLPNYVRTLYDTLRDGGRLLNHGITTGRRDQIRDLGAQPDNFVGRYVFPDGALVPARHMIGLLERGGFEIRDVEQLRPHYARTLQHWVANLEGAYEEAVRLVGETTARVWRAYLAGSVVGFEVGDLGVIQVLATRGDAALPLTRDHLRLSAASPRHDAA; encoded by the coding sequence GTGACCGGGTTCGTGCAGCTGTCGCCAGCCCGCGCCGCGAGCGCGGTCGCCCGCACGCGTGCCCGGCTCGCCGCCGCCGGTCACGATCTGCCGCTCCGGTTGTGGGACGGACGCGAGCTCGGCGTCGACCGGGAGTACCGCCTGGTGCTCTGCCACCCCTGGTCGCTCCGGGCCGCCCTCGTCCCGCCGAGCGACCTCCAGGCCGGTGAGATCTACGTCGGTGGCGGGGTCGACGTCGAGGGCTCGATGGTCGCTGCGCTCCGCGACATCGCCGCGTTCCGCGAGCGGCTGCCGTTGCCCGAACGCCTGGCGCTGGCTCGCCTGCTGGTCCGTCTGCCGCCGCCACCGCAGCGCTTCGACGGCGGGCGGATCGCGCTCAGCGGCCGACGCCACGATCCCGACCGGGACGCCGCCGCGGTGCGCCACCACTACGACGTCGGCAACGACCTGTACCGGCTGTTCCTCGATCGGGACCTGGTGTACTCGTGCGCCTACTTCGCCGACGAGGACGGTCACGCGTCGGTCACCGATCGGGCGGTGCTCGACCGCGCCCAGCGTCGCAAGCTCGAACTGGCCTGCCGCAAACTCCACCTGCGTTCCGGTGAGCGCCTCCTCGACGTCGGTTGCGGGTGGGGGTCGCTGGTCATCCACGCCGCCCGCCATCACGACGTCCAGGCGGTCGGCGTCACGCTGTCCGAGCAGCAGGCCACCCTCGCGCGCGAGCGTGTCGCCGAGGCGGGACTCGCCGACCGGGTCCGCATCGAGCTCTGCGACTACCGCGACGTGCGGGGACGGTTCGATGCCATCGCGTCGGTGGGCATGGTCGAGCACGTCGGCGCCGATCAGCTCCCGAACTACGTCCGCACCCTGTACGACACCCTGCGCGACGGTGGGCGTCTGCTCAACCATGGGATCACGACGGGCCGGCGCGACCAGATCCGCGACCTCGGCGCCCAGCCCGACAACTTCGTCGGACGCTACGTCTTCCCCGACGGCGCGCTCGTACCGGCACGGCACATGATCGGTCTGCTCGAGCGGGGCGGGTTCGAGATCCGGGACGTGGAACAGCTGCGGCCGCACTACGCCCGGACGCTGCAGCACTGGGTCGCCAACCTCGAAGGCGCCTACGAGGAGGCGGTGCGGCTGGTGGGGGAGACCACGGCGCGCGTGTGGCGGGCCTACCTCGCCGGGTCCGTCGTCGGCTTCGAGGTGGGTGACCTCGGTGTCATCCAGGTCCTGGCGACCCGCGGCGACGCAGCCCTACCCCTGACCCGCGACCATCTCCGTCTGTCGGCGGCGAGCCCCCGTCACGACGCGGCGTAG
- a CDS encoding NAD(P)(+) transhydrogenase (Re/Si-specific) subunit beta translates to MNGIEVTEVTAVLGLASIALFVVGLKQLSRIRTARRGNALMAAGMLLAVVITLIEVGRVDYRWIVTGLAVGTAAGVLIVVRAKATSMPQIVARFNGFGGASSALVALALFWGRVVETDAGQTTATVIGGASAVTLVLSVVIGALTLTGSVLAELKLHGTVSGAPRIAARGPLMGLLVLGGLAVGVVGTFAVTDATPAIALVIGMLVAAMLAGVVLVLPIGGADMPVVISLLNSLSGLAAAATGFALENNLLIMAGTIVGAAGLILTQIMCRAMNRSLLNVLVGGYGEGGGATGDQEYGHVISGDAEEAAMVLEAADSVIIVPGYGLAVARAQQAVKEVAQALAAHGAQVRFGIHPVAGRMPGHMNVVLAEAEVPYEQLVEMDQINADFAQTDVVIVVGANDVVNPAATSDPTGPLGGMPILEVSKARRIFVIKRSLSPGYAGVKNELFERDNTVMLFGDAKAVLDDLASELHAALR, encoded by the coding sequence ATGAACGGCATCGAGGTCACCGAGGTCACCGCCGTCCTCGGCCTCGCCTCCATCGCGCTGTTCGTCGTCGGCCTCAAGCAGCTCTCGCGCATCCGCACGGCCCGCCGCGGGAACGCGCTGATGGCCGCCGGGATGCTGCTGGCGGTCGTGATCACCCTGATCGAGGTCGGCCGCGTCGACTACCGCTGGATCGTCACGGGCCTGGCGGTCGGCACCGCCGCCGGCGTGCTGATCGTCGTGCGCGCCAAGGCGACGTCGATGCCGCAGATCGTCGCCCGGTTCAACGGGTTCGGTGGTGCGTCCTCGGCCCTGGTGGCGCTCGCGCTGTTCTGGGGTCGCGTCGTGGAGACCGACGCCGGCCAGACCACCGCGACGGTGATCGGCGGCGCGTCGGCGGTCACCCTCGTGTTGTCGGTGGTCATCGGTGCCCTGACCCTCACCGGCAGCGTGCTGGCCGAACTCAAGCTGCACGGCACCGTCAGCGGCGCGCCACGCATCGCCGCCCGCGGCCCGCTCATGGGGCTGCTCGTCCTCGGTGGCCTGGCGGTCGGCGTCGTCGGCACCTTCGCGGTCACCGACGCCACACCAGCGATCGCCCTGGTGATCGGCATGCTCGTGGCGGCCATGCTCGCCGGGGTCGTACTGGTGCTGCCGATCGGTGGCGCCGACATGCCGGTCGTGATCAGCTTGCTCAACTCCCTGTCCGGCCTGGCCGCCGCGGCGACCGGGTTCGCGCTGGAGAACAACCTGCTCATCATGGCGGGCACGATCGTCGGCGCGGCCGGGCTGATCCTCACCCAGATCATGTGCCGAGCGATGAACCGCTCGCTGCTCAACGTCCTGGTCGGCGGCTACGGCGAAGGCGGCGGCGCCACCGGCGATCAGGAGTACGGGCACGTCATCTCGGGTGACGCCGAGGAAGCGGCGATGGTCCTCGAAGCGGCCGACTCGGTGATCATCGTCCCCGGCTACGGCCTGGCCGTCGCCCGTGCCCAGCAGGCCGTGAAAGAAGTCGCCCAGGCGTTGGCCGCCCACGGCGCGCAGGTGCGCTTCGGCATCCACCCGGTCGCCGGCCGGATGCCCGGCCACATGAACGTCGTGCTGGCCGAGGCCGAGGTGCCCTACGAGCAGCTCGTCGAGATGGACCAGATCAACGCCGACTTCGCCCAGACCGACGTGGTGATCGTGGTCGGCGCCAACGACGTGGTGAACCCGGCCGCGACCTCGGACCCGACCGGACCGCTCGGCGGCATGCCGATCCTGGAGGTCAGCAAGGCGCGCCGGATCTTCGTGATCAAGCGCAG
- a CDS encoding VOC family protein translates to MLTRLSHATAYVLDQDAALAFYTDKLGFEVRSDVSMGEAFEGAGAGFRWLTVGPPKQPDVEIILSDVGMGRDEETAEQFRALVAKGAFGIGVLETDDCQRTYDELSAKGVTFLSPPAERPYGIEAVLRDDSGNWFSVTERREV, encoded by the coding sequence GTGCTGACCCGACTCTCACACGCCACGGCGTACGTGCTCGACCAGGACGCGGCGCTCGCGTTCTACACGGACAAGCTCGGCTTCGAGGTCCGCAGTGACGTGTCGATGGGCGAGGCCTTCGAGGGTGCCGGTGCCGGCTTCCGCTGGCTGACGGTCGGCCCGCCGAAGCAGCCCGACGTCGAGATCATCCTCTCCGACGTGGGCATGGGGCGCGACGAGGAGACGGCCGAACAGTTCCGTGCTCTGGTCGCCAAGGGCGCGTTCGGCATCGGAGTCCTGGAGACCGACGACTGCCAGCGCACCTACGACGAGCTGTCGGCGAAGGGCGTGACCTTCCTCAGCCCACCGGCCGAACGTCCCTACGGCATCGAGGCGGTCCTGCGCGACGACTCCGGCAACTGGTTCAGCGTCACCGAGCGTCGCGAGGTGTGA
- a CDS encoding Smr/MutS family protein produces MSSRKLTLDLHPIYNQGDRIDAALREAMDEAERRKAKELEIITGKGSGALKKRVLRFLDSKAVRDRYHRIDKDANNHGRIFVHFRWRRGQ; encoded by the coding sequence ATGTCGTCACGCAAGCTGACCCTCGACCTGCACCCGATCTACAACCAGGGCGATCGCATCGACGCTGCCCTGCGTGAGGCGATGGACGAGGCCGAGCGCCGCAAGGCCAAGGAACTCGAGATCATCACCGGCAAGGGCAGCGGCGCGCTGAAGAAGCGCGTGCTGCGGTTCCTCGACAGCAAGGCCGTGCGCGACCGCTACCACCGGATCGACAAGGACGCCAACAACCACGGCCGCATCTTCGTCCACTTCCGCTGGCGCCGCGGGCAGTGA